The following are from one region of the Acidobacteriota bacterium genome:
- a CDS encoding ATP-binding protein: MIDRKRDVQLVRTALKRSRVVALLGPRQCGKTTLARLLVRPDSLNYFDLEDPQSLARLDEPATALRPLKGLVVIDEVQRRPDLFPLLRVLADRRPLRARFLILGSASPDLLRQSSETLAGRVETVQLEGFRLADLGAANERRHWLRGGFPLSFTARTEADSLAWRRQFLQTFLERDLPQLGIQIPAIALRRFWNMVAHYHGQIWNAAELARALAVNESTVRRYLDLMTGVLMVRQLPPWFENLGKRQVKAPKVYVRDSGLLHALLGVANQRDLEHHPKVGASWEGYAVEEVLKALRPDDAYYWATHSGAEIDLLLFKGGRRIGIECKRADAPRLTPSMRIALEDLKLDQLLVVYPGERRYPLGKRVEAMPLAELVGPAAKATKR, translated from the coding sequence ATGATAGACCGAAAGAGGGACGTCCAGTTGGTCCGAACCGCGCTGAAGCGCAGCCGCGTCGTCGCTCTGCTGGGCCCTCGCCAGTGCGGCAAAACCACGCTGGCCAGACTGCTGGTGCGGCCGGACTCCCTGAACTACTTCGACCTCGAAGATCCCCAGAGCCTGGCCCGTCTTGATGAGCCGGCTACCGCATTGCGTCCACTCAAAGGGCTGGTCGTCATCGATGAAGTCCAACGCCGGCCTGACCTATTTCCCTTGCTACGAGTTTTGGCCGATCGCCGGCCGCTGCGCGCGCGCTTCCTGATCCTTGGAAGCGCTTCGCCCGATCTGCTCCGGCAATCTTCTGAAACTCTGGCTGGCCGAGTGGAGACCGTTCAGCTCGAGGGCTTCCGGCTTGCCGATCTCGGCGCCGCCAACGAAAGACGACACTGGCTTCGCGGCGGGTTCCCGCTTTCTTTTACAGCGCGCACGGAGGCCGACTCGCTTGCGTGGCGGCGCCAGTTCCTCCAAACATTTCTCGAGCGCGACCTGCCCCAGCTCGGCATTCAGATCCCGGCGATTGCTCTCCGGCGCTTCTGGAACATGGTCGCCCACTACCATGGCCAGATTTGGAACGCCGCCGAACTGGCCCGCGCGCTCGCCGTCAACGAATCGACCGTGCGCCGCTACCTTGATCTGATGACCGGTGTGTTAATGGTGCGGCAACTGCCGCCGTGGTTCGAGAACCTCGGAAAGCGACAGGTAAAGGCGCCCAAGGTCTATGTGCGAGACAGCGGCCTGCTTCACGCACTGCTGGGCGTCGCCAATCAGCGTGACCTCGAACATCACCCCAAGGTGGGCGCTTCGTGGGAGGGCTACGCGGTCGAGGAAGTGCTCAAGGCATTGCGCCCCGACGACGCGTACTACTGGGCCACGCACAGCGGCGCTGAGATTGACCTTTTGCTCTTCAAGGGCGGGCGGCGAATCGGCATCGAATGCAAGCGTGCGGACGCGCCCAGGCTCACGCCCTCCATGCGAATAGCTCTGGAAGACCTCAAGCTGGATCAACTCTTGGTGGTGTATCCGGGCGAGCGCCGCTATCCGCTCGGCAAGCGGGTGGAAGCTATGCCGTTGGCAGAGTTGGTGGGCCCTGCCGCGAAAGCGACAAAGCGTTGA